In Rhodopirellula bahusiensis, the genomic stretch GTTCCTTGGTTCAACGCCAGCGAATGCGGTTCGATGGCGAGAACTGGCATGCAACACGAGAAGACACTGAAAGCGAATGGCTCGCGAATGAACACACTTGGTTTCGCCCGGTGGATTTGGTTCCGGATCAAAATGGTGCCGTGCTGGTCGTCGACATGGCTCGCGCAGTGATCGAACATCCCGATTGGGTCCCGGAAGAACTGAAGAACCGGCCGGACACTTGGCACGGCAACGACCTTGGCCGGATCTGGCGTTTGGTTCCACCGAACCCTGCCTCTGGCTTTCATCCGATTCACAGCGTCGAAGAAGCCATCGACGCATTGCGTTCCAACGATGCCGTTCGTCGATCCTTGGCGACCATGCATCTGACTCAGCAAATGGCTGATCCAGGCACCAAAACATTGGTCGTCAAGAAACTTTCCGAACTGCTGCAATCTTCCGAAACCAGTCCGCCCGGCATAGCTAGAGCGGCAGCGTTGTTGGCTCAGCTTGGAAGCCTGAACTCGAAACAGCAATCAAGACTCGCAACGGAGTCGGAACCACGGCTTCGAGCCATTGCCGCGAAACAAACAACAGGTTGGGACGCGAAAACATTCCGTACATTCGCCGGTGACAGCAGCGGGTTAGTACGCCGAGTCGCTTTGGAAAATTTCCTCGCGTCGGACGAGAGTCAACGAATCGCTGGTCTTCCGCAATCCGATGATTTCCGATCTGTTTTGGATTCGCTGCACAAGCTTGCGGTGGAACAAGCGGACTCGAAGCTGATTGCGAAATTGCTGCTCTCGGTACCGCAACCGATGCGACTTGAGCTCATTCACCGATTCATTGCTGAGGACAACCGGCAAGTCACGGCGAATGGTCGCTCCAATCTTCAGGAATGGATTCAGCGTTCCGCCGAGTCGGCTCCCGAGACCACACTCGCTCTGATTTCGAGCGTCAAAAACAACGCTGACTCACTGCGATTCGTCGCGAGCTGGATCGCTGGTGCTCGATCGACGGCGACGGTGAGAGAAGCAATCAACGGACCGAACGCGAACTTCTTCGCTCGGGTGACAGAGACCGCGAAGGCAGTGTTGATGGATTCGAATGAAGATCACGGTCTTCGGAAAGAGGCGGCGGAAGTGCTGCTTCGCATCGCGTCGGATTCACCCGAACTTCGTTCGCAATTGACTGATTCCACCGACGCCGAACTGCGCTCGCGAATTTTGGATGGATTGCTGAAGTCAGATCCCGAATGGACGCGTTCCATCTTGGTTTCACATCCGGATCCATGGCGTCCCGAAGAACGCGGCGTCGTTTGCCGCCACGCCCGATCCGACCTGGACACCGCGACGTGGTTGCTGGCGGCCGTGCGAGACGAAAGTTTGCCACGATCGTTCGTTGATGCCACCACGGCAAACGCACTACGAGCTCACCGAGATGGAACCATTCGCAGACTCGCCAATCAAACGTTTGCACCGCCGGAAGATCGAGCCAAAGTTTTGCAACAATACGCGGACGTCGCGAATCGTTTCTCGACCGCCAACGTCGACAGTGGTCGGCAACTGTTTGTGCAGCACTGCTCCAATTGTCACCGCATGGAAGATGTGGGCCACATGGTCGGTCCCGACATCAGTGACAGCCGAACCAAGACCGCGGAAGCGTTGTTGGTCGCGATTCTGAACCCTGATGCGGCCATTGACGCTTCGTTCACTCGCTATCAAATATTGACCATCGATGGCGAGGTTGTGTCTGGATTGCTTCACAACGAAAACTCGGAGTCCGTCACCTTGCTCGAAGCGGGCAATCAACAACGGCGAGTGTCCCGCGATGACATCGAAACCTTTCGTGCGGTGGACGCTTCGTTGATGCCCAGCGGGATGGAACAAACCTTGTCGGTCACTCAAATGTCGGATCTGATTGCTTATCTGAAACGTTGGCGGTACGCCGCTGAAGGTTTGTGATGCCATCGCCTCCCGCCGTTGACTCGACAGTGCCCGAATCCAAACATCGCATCTATCTGGATCACGCCGCGACGTCATGGCCGAAAGCGGATGGAGTCACCGATGCGATGGTCGAGTTCATGACCAACGTTGGGGCCTCCGCTTCACGAGGCAACCACGCGTCCGCAATGAAAGCAAGCGAACGGGTCCGTTCCTTGCGATCCAAACTGGCTCGCTTCGTGAATGCCGAATCGGCTGACTGCGTCAGCTTTCACTCGGGATGCACGTCAGCATTGAACGCGGTCGTCCACGGGCTGGTTGGTCCATCGCATGACATCGGTCGGGGATCGCATATCCTGACTTCCTCGGTCGAGCACAACGCTGTCTTGCGACCCATGTTGGTCGCGGCAAAGGCAGCCGACGCAAGGGTTGAAGAAGTCGCTTCGGATGCCAACGGTTCCCTTCAAGTAAACGAGGTCATCGGAAAGATCGACGACGCAACTCGCCTCGTGGCTCTATCGCATGTGTCCAATGTGACCGGAACCGTCCAACCGATCGCTGAAATCGGCGAGGCAATCGCTGAAATCAACCAATCAAGAAACGCGTCCAATCGAATTCTGTTTTTATGTGATGCGGCCCAGTCGCTTGGCTACGTGCCGATCGATATTCAAACGCTTGGCGTGCGTGCTTTGGCCGCTCCCGCTCACAAAGGATGTGGCGGTCCGCCAGGAATCGGAATGCTTTATCTGTCACCCGAGTGGCACGACCGAATCCAGCCATGGATGCAGGGCGGAACCGGGCACGATGGTCGATCCGATGCGATGCCCCAAACCATGCCAGGAAAACTGGAACCGGGGACAATGAATCTGCCCGCCATCGCAGGATGGACGGCGGCGATGAATTCAATGGCGGCGTTGGAGGATTCTGCGACCGAACTGGCTGCATTGTCGCAGCAACTTCATGTGGGCCTGAACGGGATCGATGGGATCCAGGTGTTCGGTCGCCCAGGGCCGCTTCCGATCGCTAGCCTCGATTTTGGGCCGGAGCTTCCACCGGATGATGCCGCCGCAATCTTGGATGCGGAGTTTGGAATCGAGGTTCGCTCGGGGCATCACTGTGCCGCTCGAATTCACCGTCACCTCGGGACAGATTCCGCCGGCACGCTCCGCATCAGCGGGGGACACGGCACGACTCCCGAAGAAATCGATGCCGTGATCGCTGCAGTCGCGGAAATCGCCGCTCAAATCACATCTCTGACTTGATCACGCCATTGTTTCGCGACGACTTAAGTCCCTTTGCGAGCTTGAGTTCCGGCCCACCGTCCTGATGCATTTCCGGGGCGTAAGGCACGGAAACACTCAGAACGGCAGGCATGGAAATAAAGGGGTGGATCGGTTTCAATAATGGTGTGTCGCCAAGCGATGCGTCGCCGATCCCCTTTGATTGAAATCCCCATGGTCGATTTGCCAACCACCACGCCTCCCGAACAACCCACGACCGGAAACGATGAGATGGATGCGCTGCATCCTTTGAAACCGTACCGATCGTTGGAAAACGAGGTCCTTCAGAAACGCATCGAAGCAGTTCGGAAAGAACTCGGCGAGGAACTGTTGATCCTGGGCCACCACTATCAACAAGACGAGGTGATCGAGCACACCGACTTGCGAGGCGACAGTTACCAGTTGTCCGAGATGGCTGCGAAAAGCCAAGCCTGCCGCACGATCGTTTTCTGCGGCGTTCACTTCATGGCAGAAACAGCGGACATCTTGGCCAACCGTCCGGATCGAATCGAAGCTCGCGACGGCCGACGAGTCGACGTTCTGCTGCCCGACATGGCGGCGGGTTGCTCGATGGCTGACATGGCCGCGATCGCTCAGGTCGAAGCGGCTTGGGCCGACATGTCCGAAGTGATCGATACCGAACAAGTCATTCCGGTCACGTACATCAACAGCGCTGCCAGCCTGAAAGCGTTCTGCGGTCGGCATGGCGGAATCGTCTGCACCAGCAGCAATGCAAAAGCGGTTTTGGAATGGGCGTTTGAACGCGGCCAGCGAGTGTTCTTCTTCCCCGATCAACACCTTGGTCGTAACACAGCCCTGACGATGGACATCACCGAAGACCAAATGCCGGTCTGGGATCCCTACGCATTGGAAATGGGCGGCAACACCGACGAACAAATCGAATCGAGCCGAGTGATCCTGTGGAAGGGTCACTGCAGCGTGCACCAAATGTTCCGCGCCGAACACGTTGATCGGTTCCGCAAAGAACACGAAGGCATCCAGATCCTGGTTCACCCCGAATGCCCCCGCGAAGTCAACGACATCGCCGACGTCAGCGGCAGCACGGGCAAGATCATTCAAACGGTCAAGAACTCACCGGCGGGGACCAAGTGGGCTATCGGGACAGAGTTGCACTTGGTCAATCGCTTGAAGGACGAGCACCCTGAGCAAGAGATTCACTTCCTAAGTCCAGTCGTCTGCATGTGCGCGACCATGTACCGAATCGACCTGACGCACCTTTGTTGGACCCTGGAAAACTTGCGAGACGGCCGGCTGGTCAATCAAATTCGTGTGGATGAAGAGACCACCAAGTGGAGCTTGATCGCGTTGGAACGAATGTTGGCGGTGAAATGACATCTGCCAAGCCGTATGAGGCGACCTCTCCATCAGAGCAAGTCACAACATTGACCGAGACGGAATCTCAATCGGGTCGAACTGGAATGATCGTGGCGGGGTTGGCCGGTGCGTCCGCAGTGGGAATCGGTGCCTTCGGTGCTCACGGGTTGCCGGGCTTTCTCGAGCAATCCGGATTGGATCCCGATACGATCGCTCGCCGAGTCGAGCAATTTGAAACGGGAGCCCGATACCACTTGGCTCACGCGATCGTGTTATTGGCCTTGGCGATTGCTCCTTTGCGGTGGTCCGGATGGCTGCGGGCGATCCGTGCTCTGATGGTGGCGGGTCTGGTTTTCTTTTCCGGCAGTTTGTATTTGCTGGTTTTGACCAACACGCCCGTGATGGGTGCGATCACCCCAATCGGCGGCGTTTGCTGGATTGTGGGATGGTTGATGTTTGTGGGCTGCCGTGACTCGTCGACAAGTCGATGATGCTTTAAACTCCCGGCCATGGACGCATCGCTCTCACCCGATCAATTGTCATTTCCGGCCGTTTGGCGGCATCCTCACCTATTGGATTTGGAACGGCTCACCGCAGCTGAGATCCTCGCGATCTTGCGCACCGCGGATGAGCTGAAGACGATGACCGAAGGTTGTCGTCGCAAGGTTCCGCTGCTGACCGGAAGAACGTGTGCCAATCTGTTCTTCGAGAACAGCACTCGCACGCGAAACAGTTTCTCATTGGCCGCGAAACGACTGGGTGCCGACACGGTCGAATTCAGCAGTAGTGGCAGCAGCGTCGCGAAAGGCGAGACGTTCGTCGACACGGCGAAGACCATCGAAGCGATGGGTGTCGACTGGGTTGTGACGCGTCACTCGACACCGGGAACGCCCCATTTGCTCGCCCGAGAACTGGGTTGCTGCGTGCTCAACGCGGGCGATGGACCGCACGAGCATCCCACGCAGGGTTTGCTGGACATGCTGACGATCCTCCAGCATCGCATTGGATCCGATTGGAAGTCCGAGTCCGCCGACCCGGAAAAAGTGTTCGCCGGAATGACGGTGGCTTTGGTTGGCGACATCGCCCACAGCCGCACTGCACGAAGCAACCTTTGGGGCCTCCGAAAGCTGGGGGCTCACGTCATCATTTGTGGCCCACCCACGCTGGTCAGCCATCGCTGGGAAGAACTTGGGTTCGAAGTCGCTCACCGGCTCGATGAAATCGTTCATCGCTGTGACGTTTTGAATCTGCTTCGCATCCAATTTGAACGTCAAAAAGCTCGTCCGTTCCCCAGCGTTTACGAATACGCCGCCCTGTATGCCATGAATGGCCAACGACTGCGGCATGCCAAACCAGACATCCTGATCATGGCTCCCGGCCCCATCAATCGCGGCGTCGAAATCACACCGGAAGTCGCCGACGGACCGCATTCCGTGATCCTCGAGCAAGTCACCAATGGGATTGCCGTCCGCATGGCCTCACTTTGGCTGCTCGCCAACGCGAAAGACAACGCCGACGCCTCCACGGAGACCCTCGCATGAATGATTCCACATGGGTTCTCGATGGCGGGCGATTGATCGATCCCGCTAATGGCATCGATCGGATTGCACGGTTGGTGTTGCACGATGGAAAGGTTCATTCGATCGACACGCCAAATGGCGATTTGCCACCGAACGCGAGCCGACTCGATGTCAGCGGAAAAATCGTGGCTCCCGGATTGGTCGATTTGGCGACGGAACTGCGTGAACCGGGCAGCGAAGAAGACGAGACGATTCAAACGGGC encodes the following:
- a CDS encoding aspartate carbamoyltransferase catalytic subunit; this translates as MDASLSPDQLSFPAVWRHPHLLDLERLTAAEILAILRTADELKTMTEGCRRKVPLLTGRTCANLFFENSTRTRNSFSLAAKRLGADTVEFSSSGSSVAKGETFVDTAKTIEAMGVDWVVTRHSTPGTPHLLARELGCCVLNAGDGPHEHPTQGLLDMLTILQHRIGSDWKSESADPEKVFAGMTVALVGDIAHSRTARSNLWGLRKLGAHVIICGPPTLVSHRWEELGFEVAHRLDEIVHRCDVLNLLRIQFERQKARPFPSVYEYAALYAMNGQRLRHAKPDILIMAPGPINRGVEITPEVADGPHSVILEQVTNGIAVRMASLWLLANAKDNADASTETLA
- a CDS encoding aminotransferase class V-fold PLP-dependent enzyme; this encodes MPSPPAVDSTVPESKHRIYLDHAATSWPKADGVTDAMVEFMTNVGASASRGNHASAMKASERVRSLRSKLARFVNAESADCVSFHSGCTSALNAVVHGLVGPSHDIGRGSHILTSSVEHNAVLRPMLVAAKAADARVEEVASDANGSLQVNEVIGKIDDATRLVALSHVSNVTGTVQPIAEIGEAIAEINQSRNASNRILFLCDAAQSLGYVPIDIQTLGVRALAAPAHKGCGGPPGIGMLYLSPEWHDRIQPWMQGGTGHDGRSDAMPQTMPGKLEPGTMNLPAIAGWTAAMNSMAALEDSATELAALSQQLHVGLNGIDGIQVFGRPGPLPIASLDFGPELPPDDAAAILDAEFGIEVRSGHHCAARIHRHLGTDSAGTLRISGGHGTTPEEIDAVIAAVAEIAAQITSLT
- the nadA gene encoding quinolinate synthase NadA — protein: MVDLPTTTPPEQPTTGNDEMDALHPLKPYRSLENEVLQKRIEAVRKELGEELLILGHHYQQDEVIEHTDLRGDSYQLSEMAAKSQACRTIVFCGVHFMAETADILANRPDRIEARDGRRVDVLLPDMAAGCSMADMAAIAQVEAAWADMSEVIDTEQVIPVTYINSAASLKAFCGRHGGIVCTSSNAKAVLEWAFERGQRVFFFPDQHLGRNTALTMDITEDQMPVWDPYALEMGGNTDEQIESSRVILWKGHCSVHQMFRAEHVDRFRKEHEGIQILVHPECPREVNDIADVSGSTGKIIQTVKNSPAGTKWAIGTELHLVNRLKDEHPEQEIHFLSPVVCMCATMYRIDLTHLCWTLENLRDGRLVNQIRVDEETTKWSLIALERMLAVK
- a CDS encoding DUF423 domain-containing protein; the protein is MTSAKPYEATSPSEQVTTLTETESQSGRTGMIVAGLAGASAVGIGAFGAHGLPGFLEQSGLDPDTIARRVEQFETGARYHLAHAIVLLALAIAPLRWSGWLRAIRALMVAGLVFFSGSLYLLVLTNTPVMGAITPIGGVCWIVGWLMFVGCRDSSTSR